Proteins from one Gasterosteus aculeatus chromosome 11, fGasAcu3.hap1.1, whole genome shotgun sequence genomic window:
- the hgs gene encoding hepatocyte growth factor-regulated tyrosine kinase substrate isoform X4: MGKGGGTFERLLDKATSQLLLETDWESILQICDLIRQGDAQAKYAIGAIKKKLNDKNPHVALYALEVLESVVKNCGQTVHDEVASKQTMEELKDLLKTEPNVRNKILYLIQAWAHAFRNEPKYKVVQDTYQIMKVEGHEFPEFKESDAMFAAERAPDWVDAEECHRCRVQFGVMTRKHHCRACGQIFCGKCSSKYSTIPKFGIEKEVRVCEPCFELLNNHPSLSPPLRKAEGKAPTPGPAELPPEYLTSPLSQQSQMPPKRDEAALQEEEELQLAIALSQSEAEEKERMRHKNSYSMYPKADPTPVTSSAPPVSTLYTPPVNSSAPSAEDVDPELARYLNRTYWEKKQEEARKSPTPSAPAPVPLAEPPPPISLPVESHVPVQPVSIVEPYQNGESEENHEQFLKALQNSVTTFLNRMKSNHMRGRSITNDSAVLSLFQSINNMHPQLLDILNQLDEKRLYYEGLQDKLAQVRDARAALNALRDEHREKLRRATEEAERQRHIQLAQKLEIMRQKKQEYLEMQRQLAIQRLQEQEKERQMRLEQQKHTIQMRAQMPAFSLPYAQMQSLPPNVAGGVVYQPGAPPSYPGTFSPAGSVEGSPMHNMYMNQPGQTAPPQYQAMPAAAPDPNMVNAYMYQAAGTNGQPAPPPGQTPPTTSPPYSNYQPTPTQGYQNVASQAQSMPPMPQPAPTNGMAYMGYQPYSMQNMISALPGQDPNIPPQQQYIPGQPPMYQQVAPSGGPQQQQQQQQQQQQQHHHHQQQQVPQAVPGSVEAQLISFD, encoded by the exons ATGGGGAAAGGTGGAGGTACATTTGAGCGGCTCCTGG ACAAAGCCAccagtcagctgctgctggagaccgATTGGGAATCCATCTTGCAGATCTGTGATCTCATTCGACAAGGAGACGCACA agctAAGTATGCTATCGGGGCCATTAAGAAGAAGCTGAATGACAAAAATCCCCACGTGGCCCTCTATGCTCTTGAG GTCCTGGAGTCGGTGGTGAAGAACTGTGGCCAGACTGTCCACGATGAGGTGGCGAGTAAGCAAACCATGGAGGAACTGAAGGATTTACTCAAG ACGGAACCAAATGTCCGAAACAAAATCCTGTACCTGATCCAGGCCTGGGCTCACGCCTTCCGCAACGAACCCAAATACAAGGTGGTCCAAGACACGTATCAGATCATGAAAGTGGAAG GTCATGAGTTCCCCGAGTTCAAGGAGAGCGATGCCATGTTTGCAGCCGAGAGA GCCCCTGATTGGGTCGATGCTGAGGAGTGCCACCGGTGCAGAGTCCAGTTTGGAGTCATGACAAGAAAG caccatTGTCGAGCCTGCGGACAGATCTTCTGTGGCAAGTGTTCGTCGAAGTACTCCACCATTCCGAAGTTTGGCATTGAGAAGGAAGTGCGCGTATGCGAGCCCTGCTTTGAGCTGCTTAACAA ccacccctccctctctcccccccttagGAAAGCCGAGGGGAAAGCCCCCACCCCGGGCCCCGCCGAGCTGCCTCCCGAGTACCTGACCAGCCCGCTTTCACAACAGTCCCAG ATGCCTCCCAAGAGAGATGAGGCAGccctgcaggaggaagaggagctgcagctggccATTGCCCTTTCCCAAAGCGAGGCCGAGGAGAAGGAGCGCATG CGGCATAAGAACTCCTACTCAATGTATCCCAAGGCTGATCCCACTCCAGTGACCTCCTCGGCTCCACCAGTCAGCACGCTTTACACCCCTCCTGTG AACTCCTCTGCTCCGTCAGCTGAAGATGTCGACCCTGAG CTGGCACGCTACCTGAATAGAACCTACtgggagaagaagcaggaagagGCTCGCAAGAGTCCCACCCCCTCAGCGCCGGCCCCTGTGCCATTGGCTGAGCCGCCTCCACCGATCAGTCTGCCCGTAGAAAGTCATGTACCCGTCCAGCCGGTCAGCATAGTGGAG CCGTACCAGAACGGCGAGTCGGAGGAGAACCACGAGCAATTCCTGAAGGCGCTGCAGAACTCTGTCACTACCTTCCTCAACCGCATGAAGAGCAACCACATGCGCGGCCGCAGCATCACCAACGACAGCGCCGTGCTATCGCTCTTCCAGTCCATCAACAACATGCACCCGCAGCTGTTGGACATCCTCAACCAGCTGGACGAGAAGCGAC TGTACTATGAGGGGCTGCAGGACAAGCTGGCTCAGGTGCGCGACGCTCGGGCGGCCCTCAACGCACTTCGGGACGAACACAGGGAAAAGCTGCGTCGCGCCACGGAGGAAGCTGAGCGACAGAGGCACATCCAGCTGGCGCAGAAACTGGAGATCATGCGGCAGAAGAAACAG GAGTACCTGGAGATGCAGAGGCAGTTGGCCATCCAGCGTCtccaggagcaggagaaggagaggcagaTGCGTCTGGAGCAGCAGAAGCACACGATCCAGATGAGAGCCCAGATGCCTGCGTTCTCTCTGCCCTACGCTCAG ATGCAGTCTTTGCCCCCCAATGTGGCTGGGGGGGTGGTGTACCAGCCTGGTGCTCCACCCAGCTACCCGGGTACCTTCAGCCCGGCTGGTTCTGTGGAGGGTTCGCCTATGCACAACATGTATATGAACCAGCCTGGGCAGACTGCGCCACCCCAGTACCAGGCCATGCCCGCTGCTGCTCCAG ATCCCAACATGGTAAACGCATACATGTACCAGGCTGCAGGCACTAACGGGcagcccgctcctcctcctggtcagACTCCGCCCACAACTAGTCCACCCTACTCCAACTATCAGCCCACACCCACACAGGGCTACCAG AATGTGGCCTCTCAGGCCCAGAGTATGCCCCCGATGCCCCAGCCTGCCCCCACCAACGGTATGGCTTACATGGGCTACCAGCCGTACAGCATGCAGAACATGATTTCAGCATTGCCGGGACAGGACCCCAATATACCCCCACAGCAGCAGTACATACCAGGCCAGCCGCCCATGTACCAGCAG GTGGCTCCCTCTGGTGGCccgcaacagcagcagcaacaacaacaacaacagcagcagcaacatcatcatcatcagcagcagcaagtcCCTCAGGCTGTTCCCGGCAGCGTGGAGGCACAGCTCATCTCCTTCGATTGA
- the hgs gene encoding hepatocyte growth factor-regulated tyrosine kinase substrate isoform X3: MGKGGGTFERLLDKATSQLLLETDWESILQICDLIRQGDAQAKYAIGAIKKKLNDKNPHVALYALEVLESVVKNCGQTVHDEVASKQTMEELKDLLKTEPNVRNKILYLIQAWAHAFRNEPKYKVVQDTYQIMKVEGHEFPEFKESDAMFAAERAPDWVDAEECHRCRVQFGVMTRKHHCRACGQIFCGKCSSKYSTIPKFGIEKEVRVCEPCFELLNNHPSLSPPLRKAEGKAPTPGPAELPPEYLTSPLSQQSQMPPKRDEAALQEEEELQLAIALSQSEAEEKERMRHKNSYSMYPKADPTPVTSSAPPVSTLYTPPVNSSAPSAEDVDPELARYLNRTYWEKKQEEARKSPTPSAPAPVPLAEPPPPISLPVESHVPVQPVSIVEQPYQNGESEENHEQFLKALQNSVTTFLNRMKSNHMRGRSITNDSAVLSLFQSINNMHPQLLDILNQLDEKRLYYEGLQDKLAQVRDARAALNALRDEHREKLRRATEEAERQRHIQLAQKLEIMRQKKQEYLEMQRQLAIQRLQEQEKERQMRLEQQKHTIQMRAQMPAFSLPYAQMQSLPPNVAGGVVYQPGAPPSYPGTFSPAGSVEGSPMHNMYMNQPGQTAPPQYQAMPAAAPDPNMVNAYMYQAAGTNGQPAPPPGQTPPTTSPPYSNYQPTPTQGYQNVASQAQSMPPMPQPAPTNGMAYMGYQPYSMQNMISALPGQDPNIPPQQQYIPGQPPMYQQVAPSGGPQQQQQQQQQQQQQHHHHQQQQVPQAVPGSVEAQLISFD, translated from the exons ATGGGGAAAGGTGGAGGTACATTTGAGCGGCTCCTGG ACAAAGCCAccagtcagctgctgctggagaccgATTGGGAATCCATCTTGCAGATCTGTGATCTCATTCGACAAGGAGACGCACA agctAAGTATGCTATCGGGGCCATTAAGAAGAAGCTGAATGACAAAAATCCCCACGTGGCCCTCTATGCTCTTGAG GTCCTGGAGTCGGTGGTGAAGAACTGTGGCCAGACTGTCCACGATGAGGTGGCGAGTAAGCAAACCATGGAGGAACTGAAGGATTTACTCAAG ACGGAACCAAATGTCCGAAACAAAATCCTGTACCTGATCCAGGCCTGGGCTCACGCCTTCCGCAACGAACCCAAATACAAGGTGGTCCAAGACACGTATCAGATCATGAAAGTGGAAG GTCATGAGTTCCCCGAGTTCAAGGAGAGCGATGCCATGTTTGCAGCCGAGAGA GCCCCTGATTGGGTCGATGCTGAGGAGTGCCACCGGTGCAGAGTCCAGTTTGGAGTCATGACAAGAAAG caccatTGTCGAGCCTGCGGACAGATCTTCTGTGGCAAGTGTTCGTCGAAGTACTCCACCATTCCGAAGTTTGGCATTGAGAAGGAAGTGCGCGTATGCGAGCCCTGCTTTGAGCTGCTTAACAA ccacccctccctctctcccccccttagGAAAGCCGAGGGGAAAGCCCCCACCCCGGGCCCCGCCGAGCTGCCTCCCGAGTACCTGACCAGCCCGCTTTCACAACAGTCCCAG ATGCCTCCCAAGAGAGATGAGGCAGccctgcaggaggaagaggagctgcagctggccATTGCCCTTTCCCAAAGCGAGGCCGAGGAGAAGGAGCGCATG CGGCATAAGAACTCCTACTCAATGTATCCCAAGGCTGATCCCACTCCAGTGACCTCCTCGGCTCCACCAGTCAGCACGCTTTACACCCCTCCTGTG AACTCCTCTGCTCCGTCAGCTGAAGATGTCGACCCTGAG CTGGCACGCTACCTGAATAGAACCTACtgggagaagaagcaggaagagGCTCGCAAGAGTCCCACCCCCTCAGCGCCGGCCCCTGTGCCATTGGCTGAGCCGCCTCCACCGATCAGTCTGCCCGTAGAAAGTCATGTACCCGTCCAGCCGGTCAGCATAGTGGAG CAGCCGTACCAGAACGGCGAGTCGGAGGAGAACCACGAGCAATTCCTGAAGGCGCTGCAGAACTCTGTCACTACCTTCCTCAACCGCATGAAGAGCAACCACATGCGCGGCCGCAGCATCACCAACGACAGCGCCGTGCTATCGCTCTTCCAGTCCATCAACAACATGCACCCGCAGCTGTTGGACATCCTCAACCAGCTGGACGAGAAGCGAC TGTACTATGAGGGGCTGCAGGACAAGCTGGCTCAGGTGCGCGACGCTCGGGCGGCCCTCAACGCACTTCGGGACGAACACAGGGAAAAGCTGCGTCGCGCCACGGAGGAAGCTGAGCGACAGAGGCACATCCAGCTGGCGCAGAAACTGGAGATCATGCGGCAGAAGAAACAG GAGTACCTGGAGATGCAGAGGCAGTTGGCCATCCAGCGTCtccaggagcaggagaaggagaggcagaTGCGTCTGGAGCAGCAGAAGCACACGATCCAGATGAGAGCCCAGATGCCTGCGTTCTCTCTGCCCTACGCTCAG ATGCAGTCTTTGCCCCCCAATGTGGCTGGGGGGGTGGTGTACCAGCCTGGTGCTCCACCCAGCTACCCGGGTACCTTCAGCCCGGCTGGTTCTGTGGAGGGTTCGCCTATGCACAACATGTATATGAACCAGCCTGGGCAGACTGCGCCACCCCAGTACCAGGCCATGCCCGCTGCTGCTCCAG ATCCCAACATGGTAAACGCATACATGTACCAGGCTGCAGGCACTAACGGGcagcccgctcctcctcctggtcagACTCCGCCCACAACTAGTCCACCCTACTCCAACTATCAGCCCACACCCACACAGGGCTACCAG AATGTGGCCTCTCAGGCCCAGAGTATGCCCCCGATGCCCCAGCCTGCCCCCACCAACGGTATGGCTTACATGGGCTACCAGCCGTACAGCATGCAGAACATGATTTCAGCATTGCCGGGACAGGACCCCAATATACCCCCACAGCAGCAGTACATACCAGGCCAGCCGCCCATGTACCAGCAG GTGGCTCCCTCTGGTGGCccgcaacagcagcagcaacaacaacaacaacagcagcagcaacatcatcatcatcagcagcagcaagtcCCTCAGGCTGTTCCCGGCAGCGTGGAGGCACAGCTCATCTCCTTCGATTGA
- the hgs gene encoding hepatocyte growth factor-regulated tyrosine kinase substrate isoform X8: protein MGKGGGTFERLLDKATSQLLLETDWESILQICDLIRQGDAQAKYAIGAIKKKLNDKNPHVALYALEVLESVVKNCGQTVHDEVASKQTMEELKDLLKTEPNVRNKILYLIQAWAHAFRNEPKYKVVQDTYQIMKVEGHEFPEFKESDAMFAAERAPDWVDAEECHRCRVQFGVMTRKHHCRACGQIFCGKCSSKYSTIPKFGIEKEVRVCEPCFELLNNHPSLSPPLRKAEGKAPTPGPAELPPEYLTSPLSQQSQVEMPPKRDEAALQEEEELQLAIALSQSEAEEKERMADPTPVTSSAPPVSTLYTPPVNSSAPSAEDVDPELARYLNRTYWEKKQEEARKSPTPSAPAPVPLAEPPPPISLPVESHVPVQPVSIVEPYQNGESEENHEQFLKALQNSVTTFLNRMKSNHMRGRSITNDSAVLSLFQSINNMHPQLLDILNQLDEKRLYYEGLQDKLAQVRDARAALNALRDEHREKLRRATEEAERQRHIQLAQKLEIMRQKKQEYLEMQRQLAIQRLQEQEKERQMRLEQQKHTIQMRAQMPAFSLPYAQMQSLPPNVAGGVVYQPGAPPSYPGTFSPAGSVEGSPMHNMYMNQPGQTAPPQYQAMPAAAPDPNMVNAYMYQAAGTNGQPAPPPGQTPPTTSPPYSNYQPTPTQGYQNVASQAQSMPPMPQPAPTNGMAYMGYQPYSMQNMISALPGQDPNIPPQQQYIPGQPPMYQQVAPSGGPQQQQQQQQQQQQQHHHHQQQQVPQAVPGSVEAQLISFD, encoded by the exons ATGGGGAAAGGTGGAGGTACATTTGAGCGGCTCCTGG ACAAAGCCAccagtcagctgctgctggagaccgATTGGGAATCCATCTTGCAGATCTGTGATCTCATTCGACAAGGAGACGCACA agctAAGTATGCTATCGGGGCCATTAAGAAGAAGCTGAATGACAAAAATCCCCACGTGGCCCTCTATGCTCTTGAG GTCCTGGAGTCGGTGGTGAAGAACTGTGGCCAGACTGTCCACGATGAGGTGGCGAGTAAGCAAACCATGGAGGAACTGAAGGATTTACTCAAG ACGGAACCAAATGTCCGAAACAAAATCCTGTACCTGATCCAGGCCTGGGCTCACGCCTTCCGCAACGAACCCAAATACAAGGTGGTCCAAGACACGTATCAGATCATGAAAGTGGAAG GTCATGAGTTCCCCGAGTTCAAGGAGAGCGATGCCATGTTTGCAGCCGAGAGA GCCCCTGATTGGGTCGATGCTGAGGAGTGCCACCGGTGCAGAGTCCAGTTTGGAGTCATGACAAGAAAG caccatTGTCGAGCCTGCGGACAGATCTTCTGTGGCAAGTGTTCGTCGAAGTACTCCACCATTCCGAAGTTTGGCATTGAGAAGGAAGTGCGCGTATGCGAGCCCTGCTTTGAGCTGCTTAACAA ccacccctccctctctcccccccttagGAAAGCCGAGGGGAAAGCCCCCACCCCGGGCCCCGCCGAGCTGCCTCCCGAGTACCTGACCAGCCCGCTTTCACAACAGTCCCAGGTAGAA ATGCCTCCCAAGAGAGATGAGGCAGccctgcaggaggaagaggagctgcagctggccATTGCCCTTTCCCAAAGCGAGGCCGAGGAGAAGGAGCGCATG GCTGATCCCACTCCAGTGACCTCCTCGGCTCCACCAGTCAGCACGCTTTACACCCCTCCTGTG AACTCCTCTGCTCCGTCAGCTGAAGATGTCGACCCTGAG CTGGCACGCTACCTGAATAGAACCTACtgggagaagaagcaggaagagGCTCGCAAGAGTCCCACCCCCTCAGCGCCGGCCCCTGTGCCATTGGCTGAGCCGCCTCCACCGATCAGTCTGCCCGTAGAAAGTCATGTACCCGTCCAGCCGGTCAGCATAGTGGAG CCGTACCAGAACGGCGAGTCGGAGGAGAACCACGAGCAATTCCTGAAGGCGCTGCAGAACTCTGTCACTACCTTCCTCAACCGCATGAAGAGCAACCACATGCGCGGCCGCAGCATCACCAACGACAGCGCCGTGCTATCGCTCTTCCAGTCCATCAACAACATGCACCCGCAGCTGTTGGACATCCTCAACCAGCTGGACGAGAAGCGAC TGTACTATGAGGGGCTGCAGGACAAGCTGGCTCAGGTGCGCGACGCTCGGGCGGCCCTCAACGCACTTCGGGACGAACACAGGGAAAAGCTGCGTCGCGCCACGGAGGAAGCTGAGCGACAGAGGCACATCCAGCTGGCGCAGAAACTGGAGATCATGCGGCAGAAGAAACAG GAGTACCTGGAGATGCAGAGGCAGTTGGCCATCCAGCGTCtccaggagcaggagaaggagaggcagaTGCGTCTGGAGCAGCAGAAGCACACGATCCAGATGAGAGCCCAGATGCCTGCGTTCTCTCTGCCCTACGCTCAG ATGCAGTCTTTGCCCCCCAATGTGGCTGGGGGGGTGGTGTACCAGCCTGGTGCTCCACCCAGCTACCCGGGTACCTTCAGCCCGGCTGGTTCTGTGGAGGGTTCGCCTATGCACAACATGTATATGAACCAGCCTGGGCAGACTGCGCCACCCCAGTACCAGGCCATGCCCGCTGCTGCTCCAG ATCCCAACATGGTAAACGCATACATGTACCAGGCTGCAGGCACTAACGGGcagcccgctcctcctcctggtcagACTCCGCCCACAACTAGTCCACCCTACTCCAACTATCAGCCCACACCCACACAGGGCTACCAG AATGTGGCCTCTCAGGCCCAGAGTATGCCCCCGATGCCCCAGCCTGCCCCCACCAACGGTATGGCTTACATGGGCTACCAGCCGTACAGCATGCAGAACATGATTTCAGCATTGCCGGGACAGGACCCCAATATACCCCCACAGCAGCAGTACATACCAGGCCAGCCGCCCATGTACCAGCAG GTGGCTCCCTCTGGTGGCccgcaacagcagcagcaacaacaacaacaacagcagcagcaacatcatcatcatcagcagcagcaagtcCCTCAGGCTGTTCCCGGCAGCGTGGAGGCACAGCTCATCTCCTTCGATTGA
- the hgs gene encoding hepatocyte growth factor-regulated tyrosine kinase substrate isoform X6 yields MGKGGGTFERLLDKATSQLLLETDWESILQICDLIRQGDAQAKYAIGAIKKKLNDKNPHVALYALEVLESVVKNCGQTVHDEVASKQTMEELKDLLKTEPNVRNKILYLIQAWAHAFRNEPKYKVVQDTYQIMKVEGHEFPEFKESDAMFAAERAPDWVDAEECHRCRVQFGVMTRKHHCRACGQIFCGKCSSKYSTIPKFGIEKEVRVCEPCFELLNNHPSLSPPLRKAEGKAPTPGPAELPPEYLTSPLSQQSQVEMPPKRDEAALQEEEELQLAIALSQSEAEEKERMADPTPVTSSAPPVSTLYTPPVNSSAPSAEDVDPELARYLNRTYWEKKQEEARKSPTPSAPAPVPLAEPPPPISLPVESHVPVQPVSIVEQPYQNGESEENHEQFLKALQNSVTTFLNRMKSNHMRGRSITNDSAVLSLFQSINNMHPQLLDILNQLDEKRLYYEGLQDKLAQVRDARAALNALRDEHREKLRRATEEAERQRHIQLAQKLEIMRQKKQEYLEMQRQLAIQRLQEQEKERQMRLEQQKHTIQMRAQMPAFSLPYAQMQSLPPNVAGGVVYQPGAPPSYPGTFSPAGSVEGSPMHNMYMNQPGQTAPPQYQAMPAAAPDPNMVNAYMYQAAGTNGQPAPPPGQTPPTTSPPYSNYQPTPTQGYQNVASQAQSMPPMPQPAPTNGMAYMGYQPYSMQNMISALPGQDPNIPPQQQYIPGQPPMYQQVAPSGGPQQQQQQQQQQQQQHHHHQQQQVPQAVPGSVEAQLISFD; encoded by the exons ATGGGGAAAGGTGGAGGTACATTTGAGCGGCTCCTGG ACAAAGCCAccagtcagctgctgctggagaccgATTGGGAATCCATCTTGCAGATCTGTGATCTCATTCGACAAGGAGACGCACA agctAAGTATGCTATCGGGGCCATTAAGAAGAAGCTGAATGACAAAAATCCCCACGTGGCCCTCTATGCTCTTGAG GTCCTGGAGTCGGTGGTGAAGAACTGTGGCCAGACTGTCCACGATGAGGTGGCGAGTAAGCAAACCATGGAGGAACTGAAGGATTTACTCAAG ACGGAACCAAATGTCCGAAACAAAATCCTGTACCTGATCCAGGCCTGGGCTCACGCCTTCCGCAACGAACCCAAATACAAGGTGGTCCAAGACACGTATCAGATCATGAAAGTGGAAG GTCATGAGTTCCCCGAGTTCAAGGAGAGCGATGCCATGTTTGCAGCCGAGAGA GCCCCTGATTGGGTCGATGCTGAGGAGTGCCACCGGTGCAGAGTCCAGTTTGGAGTCATGACAAGAAAG caccatTGTCGAGCCTGCGGACAGATCTTCTGTGGCAAGTGTTCGTCGAAGTACTCCACCATTCCGAAGTTTGGCATTGAGAAGGAAGTGCGCGTATGCGAGCCCTGCTTTGAGCTGCTTAACAA ccacccctccctctctcccccccttagGAAAGCCGAGGGGAAAGCCCCCACCCCGGGCCCCGCCGAGCTGCCTCCCGAGTACCTGACCAGCCCGCTTTCACAACAGTCCCAGGTAGAA ATGCCTCCCAAGAGAGATGAGGCAGccctgcaggaggaagaggagctgcagctggccATTGCCCTTTCCCAAAGCGAGGCCGAGGAGAAGGAGCGCATG GCTGATCCCACTCCAGTGACCTCCTCGGCTCCACCAGTCAGCACGCTTTACACCCCTCCTGTG AACTCCTCTGCTCCGTCAGCTGAAGATGTCGACCCTGAG CTGGCACGCTACCTGAATAGAACCTACtgggagaagaagcaggaagagGCTCGCAAGAGTCCCACCCCCTCAGCGCCGGCCCCTGTGCCATTGGCTGAGCCGCCTCCACCGATCAGTCTGCCCGTAGAAAGTCATGTACCCGTCCAGCCGGTCAGCATAGTGGAG CAGCCGTACCAGAACGGCGAGTCGGAGGAGAACCACGAGCAATTCCTGAAGGCGCTGCAGAACTCTGTCACTACCTTCCTCAACCGCATGAAGAGCAACCACATGCGCGGCCGCAGCATCACCAACGACAGCGCCGTGCTATCGCTCTTCCAGTCCATCAACAACATGCACCCGCAGCTGTTGGACATCCTCAACCAGCTGGACGAGAAGCGAC TGTACTATGAGGGGCTGCAGGACAAGCTGGCTCAGGTGCGCGACGCTCGGGCGGCCCTCAACGCACTTCGGGACGAACACAGGGAAAAGCTGCGTCGCGCCACGGAGGAAGCTGAGCGACAGAGGCACATCCAGCTGGCGCAGAAACTGGAGATCATGCGGCAGAAGAAACAG GAGTACCTGGAGATGCAGAGGCAGTTGGCCATCCAGCGTCtccaggagcaggagaaggagaggcagaTGCGTCTGGAGCAGCAGAAGCACACGATCCAGATGAGAGCCCAGATGCCTGCGTTCTCTCTGCCCTACGCTCAG ATGCAGTCTTTGCCCCCCAATGTGGCTGGGGGGGTGGTGTACCAGCCTGGTGCTCCACCCAGCTACCCGGGTACCTTCAGCCCGGCTGGTTCTGTGGAGGGTTCGCCTATGCACAACATGTATATGAACCAGCCTGGGCAGACTGCGCCACCCCAGTACCAGGCCATGCCCGCTGCTGCTCCAG ATCCCAACATGGTAAACGCATACATGTACCAGGCTGCAGGCACTAACGGGcagcccgctcctcctcctggtcagACTCCGCCCACAACTAGTCCACCCTACTCCAACTATCAGCCCACACCCACACAGGGCTACCAG AATGTGGCCTCTCAGGCCCAGAGTATGCCCCCGATGCCCCAGCCTGCCCCCACCAACGGTATGGCTTACATGGGCTACCAGCCGTACAGCATGCAGAACATGATTTCAGCATTGCCGGGACAGGACCCCAATATACCCCCACAGCAGCAGTACATACCAGGCCAGCCGCCCATGTACCAGCAG GTGGCTCCCTCTGGTGGCccgcaacagcagcagcaacaacaacaacaacagcagcagcaacatcatcatcatcagcagcagcaagtcCCTCAGGCTGTTCCCGGCAGCGTGGAGGCACAGCTCATCTCCTTCGATTGA